A single Glycine soja cultivar W05 chromosome 14, ASM419377v2, whole genome shotgun sequence DNA region contains:
- the LOC114383309 gene encoding transcription initiation factor TFIID subunit 7-like — protein MEEQFILRVPPNVAERIERLLNENNASSSEDKSLDLSFREDGRSGTFMIGNEQFPASLLDLPCVVESYKTYDDNSLIKTADIGQMIMVRESGDAAPDVIEYRHGLTPPMRDARKRRFRREPDLNPELVSRVEKDLLKIMAGGTADNLDVETAEQEEGDENARGANKKSAPKPAPKHDIPENLTNAGEADRSDSEESDDSV, from the exons ATGGAGGAGCAATTCATACTTAGAGTTCCACCTAATGTGGCAGAGCGGATAGAGCGTCTTCTGAATGAAAACAATGCTTCTTCATCTGAAGACAAGTCACTAGATTTGTCATTTAGAGAGGATGGAAGAAGTGGTACGTTTATGATTGGGAATGAACAATTCCCAGCTTCtctattggatcttccttgCGTTGTTGAATCCTATAAGACTTATGATGATAACTCTTTGATTAAGACTGCCGATATTGGTCAG ATGATTATGGTGAGGGAATCTGGTGATGCTGCTCCAGATGTAATTGAGTACAGACATGGCCTCACTCCACCCATGAGAGATGCTCGCAAGCGTAGATTTCGCAGGGAGCCTGATCTTAAT CCTGAGCTTGTCTCCCGTGTTGAGAAAGATCTTCTCAAAATCATGGCTGGAGGAACAGCGGACAATCTTG ATGTGGAAAcagctgagcaagaagaagGGGATGAGAATGCCCGAGGTGCTaataaaaaatctgcacctAAGCCTGCACCAAAACATGATATTCCAGAGAATCTTACTAATGCAGGAGAAGCTGACAGGAGTGATTCTGAGGAATCTGATGACTCAGTCTGA
- the LOC114383888 gene encoding ras-related protein RABC2b-like, producing MVELFLVILEATKRKKENMGSASRVESSNYDYYFKVLLIGDSGFGKSSLLLSFISNSNSINDLSPTIGMAYILIMVRTRGLDRALGHVTSRGDHDDSDDAPLHRRPTTSAQGSEYL from the exons ATGGTGGAGTTATTCTTGGTCATTTTGGAAgctacaaaaagaaagaaagaaaacatggGTTCTGCTTCAAGAGTTGAAAGTAGCAACTACGATTACTACTTTAAGGTTTTGTTGATTGGTGATTCTGGTTTTGGCAAGAGCAGTCTTCTTCTCAGCTTCATCTCCAACTCTAACTCCATCAATGACCTCTCCCCCACCATTg GAATGGCATATATTCTG atcatggttaggaccAGAGGATTAGATCGTGCCTTAGGTCACGTTACTAGTAGAGGAGATCATGATGATTCCGATGATGCTCCGCTGCATCGACGGCCTACCACATCCGCACAAGGCAGCGAGTACCTGTGA